In Patagioenas fasciata isolate bPatFas1 chromosome 2, bPatFas1.hap1, whole genome shotgun sequence, a single window of DNA contains:
- the IRX4 gene encoding iroquois-class homeodomain protein IRX-4, whose protein sequence is MSYPQFGYPYSSAPQFLMSTNSLTTCCESSGRTLAETGAAASAQTPVYCPVYESRLLATARHELNSAAALGVYGGPYAGPQGYGNYVTYGTEAPAFYSLNSLEAKDGSGSAHAGIAPAAAYYPYDHTLSQYQYDRYGSMDGGTRRKNATRETTSTLKAWLQEHRKNPYPTKGEKIMLAIITKMTLTQVSTWFANARRRLKKENKMTWPPRNKCSDEKRPYEEEEEDEEEASQEEAMKSGKAEEPTGKEEKELELSDLEDLDAAESESSECELRRSFPHSLPLPHPGGSHPPRSAEPPAKMLPPAAAGEDEEEEEAAERARSCLKTAAEECGPDLLGARQRGCESKMCFQQGQQLLEAKPRIWSLAHTATSLNQAEYPSCMLKRQGGSAAAAVSAPVSVIDRHQDSPVTNLRNWVDGVFHDPLFRHSTLNQALSNTTVSWATTKGAILETGALGRAVGNGANVLKGQLSNLAHHDSNKEFLAIPKSGSKMFCS, encoded by the exons ATGTCATATCCTCAGTTTGGCTACCCTTACTCCTCTGCACCCCAG TTCCTGATGAGCACCAACTCCCTGACGACCTGCTGCGAGTCCAGCGGCCGGACACTGGCCGAGACGGGGGCGGCCGCCTCCGCGCAGACCCCCGTGTACTGCCCGGTGTACGAGAGCCGTCTGCTCGCCACCGCCCGACATGAGCTCAACTCTGCCGCCGCCCTGGGGGTCTACGGCGGCCCCTACGCCGGGCCCCAGGGCTATGGAAACTACGTGACCTACGGCACCGAGGCTCCCGCCTTCTACTCCTTG AACAGTTTGGAGGCGAAGGACGGGAGCGGGTCTGCGCATGCGGGCATCGCCCCGGCAGCTGCCTACTACCCCTACGATCACACCCTCAGCCAGTACCAGTACGACAG GTACGGCTCAATGGATGGGGGGACACGGAGGAAAAACGCCACCCGGGAGACAACCAGCACGCTGAAAGCCTGGCTGCAGGAGCACCGCAAGAACCCCTACCCCACCAAGGGTGAGAAGATCATGTTGGCCATCATCACCAAGATGACCCTCACCCAGGTCTCCACTTGGTTCGCCAATGCCCGCCGGCGGCTCAAGAAGGAGAACAAGATGACCTGGCCTCCGCGGAACAAGTGCTCAGACGAGAAGCGGCCCtacgaggaagaggaggaggatgaggaagaggcTTCTCAGGAAGAGGCGATGAAGAGCGGGAAAGCCGAGG AGCCCACgggcaaggaggagaaggagctggagcTCAGCGACCTGGAGGACTTGGATGCCGCCGAGTCGGAGAGCTCGGAGTGCGAGCTGAGGCGGTCCTTCCCGCACTCGCTGCCGCTCCCGCACCCGGGCGGCAGCCACCCGCCGCGGTCCGCCGAGCCTCCCGCCAAGATGCTGCCGCCGGCCGCTGCCGGGGaggacgaggaagaggaggaagcggCGGAGCGGGCGCGGAGCTGCCTGAAGACGGCGGCGGAGGAGTGCGGCCCCGACCTGCTTGGCGCCCGACAGCGCGGCTGCGAGTCCAAAATGTGCTTCCAGcaagggcagcagctgctggaggcgAAGCCCAGGATTTGGTCCCTGGCGCACACCGCCACCTCCCTCAACCAGGCCGAGTACCCCTCCTGCATGCTGAAACGTCAGGGGGGCTCGGCAGCTGCCGCCGTCTCTGCCCCGGTCAGTGTCATCGATAGGCACCAGGATTCGCCAGTCACCAACCTCAGGAACTGGGTGGATGGGGTGTTTCACGACCCCCTGTTCAGGCACAGTACTTTGAACCAAGCCCTGAGCAACACGACAGTTTCCTGGGCTACCACCAAAGGAGCCATTCTGGAAACGGGCGCCTTGGGACGCGCGGTGGGGAACGGCGCCAACGTGCTCAAGGGGCAGCTCTCAAACTTGGCCCACCATGACTCTAACAAAGAGTTTCTGGCGATTCCCAAATCGGGAAGCAAAATGTTTTGTTCCTAA